From one Rubrobacter xylanophilus genomic stretch:
- a CDS encoding MFS transporter — MEQSVERVGGEERGERTPLGRVITSSVVGNIIEQFDFAIYGSMAALVFGPLFFPEFSQLAGTLAALATFAVGFVARPLGSIFFGHYGDRIGRKSMLVLCLLIAGSATFLMGVLPTYAAIGIWAPVLLVTLRFVQGFSFGGEYAGAVLMVAEYAPPERRGFFSGFVPAGSPVGLMLANGTVLLVALMPREEFLAWGWRLPFLLSIVLVAIGLYIRLKIYETPAFRRVRETGTEARMPIVDVLRRSPGRVLLAGGISFGFAAIFYITIIFLLSYGTSQLGISGNVLLIGTIIGAVFQIATILGFNALSDRVGRRPVIIGGALVSAAFAFPFFWLLQTGVPALVWLAITVMMVSSGAIYGPLAVLLAELFGTRLRYSGASIGYQLGATVGGGFSPLIAASILAWSGGGPWPVALYLVVVGLVAAACTYLLTETVRADMLEDVPAASYE; from the coding sequence GTGGAGCAGAGCGTTGAGCGGGTAGGGGGAGAGGAGAGGGGCGAGCGCACGCCGCTGGGGCGGGTGATCACCTCCAGCGTCGTCGGCAACATCATCGAACAGTTCGACTTCGCCATCTACGGTTCCATGGCGGCGCTGGTCTTCGGGCCGCTCTTCTTTCCGGAGTTCAGCCAGCTGGCCGGGACGCTTGCGGCCCTGGCGACCTTCGCGGTGGGCTTCGTCGCCCGGCCGCTCGGGAGCATATTCTTCGGCCACTACGGGGACAGGATCGGGCGCAAGAGCATGCTGGTCCTGTGCCTCCTGATCGCGGGTTCCGCAACCTTCCTGATGGGGGTGCTGCCGACCTACGCGGCCATCGGGATCTGGGCGCCCGTCCTGCTGGTGACGTTGCGCTTCGTGCAGGGCTTCTCCTTCGGGGGGGAGTACGCCGGCGCGGTGCTGATGGTCGCCGAGTACGCTCCCCCCGAGAGGCGGGGCTTCTTCTCCGGGTTCGTGCCGGCCGGTTCGCCGGTGGGGTTGATGCTCGCCAACGGCACCGTCCTTCTGGTCGCCCTGATGCCGCGGGAGGAGTTCCTCGCCTGGGGCTGGCGGCTGCCCTTCCTCCTCTCCATCGTGCTCGTGGCCATCGGGCTCTACATCCGGCTCAAGATCTACGAGACCCCGGCGTTCAGGCGGGTGAGGGAGACCGGCACCGAGGCCCGGATGCCCATCGTCGACGTGCTGCGCAGGAGCCCGGGGAGGGTGCTTCTGGCCGGGGGGATCAGCTTCGGCTTCGCTGCGATCTTCTACATCACCATCATCTTCCTGCTGAGCTACGGCACCTCCCAGCTTGGGATCTCCGGCAACGTGCTCCTGATCGGCACGATCATCGGGGCGGTCTTCCAGATAGCCACCATCCTGGGGTTCAACGCGCTCTCGGACCGCGTCGGACGCCGGCCGGTGATCATCGGCGGCGCGCTGGTCTCCGCGGCTTTTGCCTTCCCCTTCTTCTGGCTGCTGCAGACCGGCGTCCCGGCGCTGGTGTGGCTTGCGATAACGGTGATGATGGTCTCCAGCGGGGCCATCTACGGTCCCCTGGCGGTCCTGCTGGCCGAGCTCTTCGGAACCCGCCTGCGCTACAGCGGGGCCTCCATCGGCTACCAGCTCGGGGCGACCGTCGGAGGCGGCTTCTCCCCCCTGATAGCGGCCTCGATCCTGGCCTGGTCCGGCGGCGGGCCCTGGCCGGTGGCGCTGTACCTGGTGGTGGTGGGCCTGGTGGCGGCGGCGTGCACCTACCTGCTCACCGAGACGGTGCGGGCGGACATGCTCGAGGACGTGCCCGCGGCCAGCTACGAGTAG
- a CDS encoding acyl-CoA dehydrogenase family protein — protein MVPDYYLLDELLTAGERAVREKVRAFVDREVLPVIGEYWERGEPPLSLLPALAGLNLCGGTIEGYGCPGLSAVADGLVNMELSRGDGGLHTLFGGTSSLVMPAIAMLGSEEQKERWLPAMARMEKVGAFALTEPEHGSDVVSLETRARRVGGGYVLDGRKRWIGNATFADVILVWARDEEGGVGAFVVERGAPGLNTRLMTGKTAMRSSWQAEVELAGVRVPAENRLEHSRTFSDTNRVLAAMRYGAAWAALGHAVACYEAALAYAGERRQFGRPIAAFQLVQKKLAGMLAEITSMQLLCLRLSQLADRGKMTGPMASLAKMNNAAKARRVCLEAREILGGNGILLEYHVARHVADMEAVYTYEGTDDINALIVGRDVTGVSAFA, from the coding sequence GTGGTCCCGGACTACTACCTCCTGGACGAGCTCCTCACCGCCGGCGAGCGCGCCGTGCGCGAGAAGGTGAGGGCCTTCGTGGACCGGGAGGTGCTCCCGGTCATAGGTGAGTATTGGGAGAGGGGGGAGCCTCCCCTCTCCCTGCTGCCGGCCCTCGCGGGGCTGAACCTCTGCGGGGGCACCATAGAGGGTTACGGCTGCCCGGGCCTGAGCGCGGTGGCCGACGGGCTGGTGAACATGGAGCTCTCCCGGGGAGACGGCGGGCTGCACACCCTCTTCGGCGGGACCTCCTCGCTGGTCATGCCCGCCATAGCCATGCTCGGCAGCGAGGAGCAGAAGGAGCGCTGGCTGCCGGCGATGGCGCGGATGGAGAAGGTCGGGGCCTTCGCCCTCACCGAGCCCGAGCACGGCTCCGACGTGGTCTCCCTCGAGACCCGGGCGCGCCGCGTGGGCGGCGGATACGTCCTGGACGGCAGGAAACGCTGGATCGGGAACGCCACCTTCGCCGACGTGATCCTCGTCTGGGCCCGCGACGAGGAGGGAGGAGTGGGGGCTTTCGTAGTGGAGAGGGGCGCCCCCGGCTTGAACACCCGGCTCATGACCGGCAAGACCGCGATGCGCTCCTCCTGGCAGGCCGAGGTGGAGCTTGCGGGCGTCCGGGTGCCGGCGGAGAACCGCCTGGAGCACTCCCGCACCTTCTCGGACACGAACAGGGTGCTCGCCGCCATGCGCTACGGGGCGGCCTGGGCCGCCCTGGGGCACGCCGTCGCCTGCTACGAGGCGGCGCTCGCCTACGCCGGGGAGAGGAGGCAGTTCGGCCGGCCCATAGCCGCCTTTCAGCTCGTGCAGAAGAAGCTCGCCGGGATGCTCGCGGAGATCACCTCCATGCAGCTGTTGTGCCTCAGGCTCAGCCAGCTCGCAGACCGGGGTAAGATGACCGGGCCGATGGCGTCGCTGGCCAAGATGAACAACGCGGCGAAGGCCCGCAGGGTCTGCCTGGAGGCCCGTGAGATCCTCGGGGGCAACGGCATCCTGCTCGAGTACCATGTGGCGCGGCACGTGGCGGACATGGAGGCCGTATACACCTACGAGGGTACCGACGACATCAACGCGCTCATCGTCGGCCGCGACGTCACCGGCGTGAGCGCGTTCGCCTGA
- a CDS encoding enoyl-CoA hydratase/isomerase family protein, producing MRVECEGAVAVVTVDRPEKLNALNARVQEEITEVFAEVLPGEVRAAVITGAGERAFVAGADVEGMQELDALGIREFGRIGTRMMEAVQGAPFPVIAAINGYALGGGLELALACDVRIAAANARLGFPEVTLGIMPGAGGTQRLPRVVGSGVARELIFTGRMVSAQEAKEIGLVNRVVGEGEALEAAREMARRMAENAPLALKSAKIALNTAEELGLASGIEREGDLFALLFTTEDAREGMAAFAERRKPEFKGR from the coding sequence GTGAGGGTAGAGTGTGAGGGGGCCGTCGCGGTGGTCACCGTGGACCGGCCGGAGAAGCTCAACGCGCTGAACGCCCGGGTGCAGGAGGAGATCACCGAGGTCTTCGCGGAGGTGCTCCCCGGCGAGGTACGGGCCGCCGTGATCACCGGGGCCGGCGAGCGGGCGTTCGTCGCCGGGGCCGACGTCGAGGGGATGCAGGAGCTGGACGCCCTCGGGATCCGGGAGTTCGGCCGCATCGGCACCCGGATGATGGAGGCCGTGCAGGGGGCTCCCTTCCCCGTTATCGCCGCCATAAACGGCTATGCGCTGGGCGGGGGGCTGGAGCTCGCGCTCGCCTGCGACGTGCGCATCGCCGCCGCGAACGCCCGGCTCGGCTTCCCGGAGGTCACGCTGGGGATCATGCCCGGCGCCGGCGGCACCCAGCGCCTGCCCCGGGTCGTCGGCAGCGGCGTGGCCCGGGAGCTCATCTTCACCGGCCGCATGGTCTCCGCGCAGGAGGCAAAAGAGATCGGGCTCGTCAACCGGGTGGTGGGGGAGGGCGAGGCGCTGGAGGCCGCCAGGGAGATGGCGCGCCGGATGGCGGAGAACGCCCCGCTGGCCCTGAAGAGCGCCAAGATCGCGCTGAACACCGCCGAGGAGCTGGGGCTGGCGAGCGGGATAGAGCGCGAGGGGGATCTCTTCGCCCTGCTCTTCACCACCGAGGACGCGAGGGAAGGCATGGCGGCCTTCGCCGAGCGGCGCAAGCCGGAGTTCAAGGGACGTTAA
- a CDS encoding histidine phosphatase family protein: MPDVTVHWVRHGEIPSHRGDVPLTEKGLARAREWGRSLAGELSPGETVHFMYAPTLRTRQTAEGIHSGIAGCHNSGGLDLHEPAEQYAVRNPDLYVAGQRVEMVSTPEALARQLSDPPLDARTLSDHPFFREFWASPDRVGYWVRHPDPPGEDAAAVARRQMTFVMSLRERPGHAPVRYVLSTHSPVMRAVLLFCAGEDPGEPEFLESLDLFLSDGGPAVLCFRDARRVLPPAGSARDR; this comes from the coding sequence ATGCCGGACGTAACGGTCCACTGGGTGCGCCACGGGGAGATCCCCTCCCACAGGGGAGACGTGCCGCTGACGGAGAAGGGGCTCGCCCGGGCCCGGGAGTGGGGGCGCTCGCTCGCCGGAGAGCTCTCCCCTGGTGAGACCGTCCACTTCATGTACGCCCCCACCTTGAGGACCCGCCAGACGGCCGAGGGTATCCACTCCGGCATCGCCGGGTGCCACAACTCCGGCGGCTTGGATCTCCACGAGCCCGCCGAGCAGTATGCCGTCCGCAACCCGGACCTCTACGTCGCGGGGCAGCGGGTCGAGATGGTCAGCACGCCCGAAGCGCTGGCGCGGCAGCTCTCCGATCCGCCGCTGGACGCCAGGACGCTCTCGGATCATCCCTTTTTCCGCGAGTTCTGGGCCTCGCCAGACCGGGTGGGCTACTGGGTACGCCACCCCGACCCGCCCGGCGAGGACGCTGCGGCCGTCGCCCGGCGGCAGATGACGTTCGTCATGAGCCTGCGCGAGAGGCCGGGGCACGCACCGGTCCGCTACGTGCTCTCCACCCACTCGCCGGTGATGCGGGCGGTTCTGCTGTTCTGCGCGGGAGAGGACCCCGGCGAGCCGGAGTTTTTGGAGTCGTTGGATCTCTTCCTCTCCGATGGAGGGCCAGCGGTGCTTTGCTTCCGTGATGCACGGAGAGTCCTTCCCCCCGCCGGATCGGCGCGGGATCGTTAG
- a CDS encoding amidohydrolase family protein — MDVEKLRAIDVHTHAESSREEPGAKHAFAEAAEKYFGESEHPTAWEVAEYYRNLRMAAVIFTVDMEMKTGQKRVPNEEVLEAARENPDVLIPFASIHPARGKMGVKEAERLIEMGVRGFKFHPNLQDFYPNDRMAYPLYEVIAEAGLIALFHTGHSGMGTGMPGGGGVRLKYSNPMYIDDVAVDFPEMKIILAHPSFPWQDEALSVCLHKPNVYIDLSGWSPKYFPENLVHYANTLLKRKMLFGSDYPAIKPERWIEDFEHAGFREEVKPLILKENAVRLLGLDGS, encoded by the coding sequence GTGGACGTGGAGAAGCTCAGGGCGATAGACGTGCACACCCACGCCGAGAGCTCGCGCGAGGAGCCCGGCGCCAAACACGCCTTCGCCGAGGCCGCCGAGAAGTACTTCGGGGAGAGCGAACACCCCACCGCTTGGGAGGTCGCCGAGTACTACCGCAACCTCCGGATGGCGGCGGTCATCTTCACCGTGGACATGGAGATGAAGACCGGCCAGAAGCGCGTCCCCAACGAGGAGGTGCTCGAGGCCGCAAGGGAGAACCCGGACGTCCTCATCCCCTTCGCCAGCATCCACCCGGCGCGGGGGAAGATGGGCGTAAAAGAGGCGGAGCGCCTCATAGAGATGGGCGTCAGGGGCTTCAAGTTCCACCCCAACCTGCAGGACTTCTACCCCAACGACCGGATGGCCTACCCGCTCTACGAGGTCATCGCCGAGGCCGGGCTCATAGCCCTCTTCCACACCGGACACTCCGGGATGGGCACCGGGATGCCGGGCGGCGGGGGGGTGCGACTCAAGTACTCCAACCCGATGTACATAGACGACGTGGCGGTGGATTTTCCGGAGATGAAGATCATCCTCGCCCACCCCTCCTTCCCCTGGCAGGACGAGGCGCTCTCGGTGTGCCTGCACAAGCCCAACGTCTACATAGACCTCTCCGGCTGGTCGCCCAAGTACTTCCCGGAGAACCTCGTCCACTACGCCAACACGCTGTTGAAGAGGAAGATGCTCTTCGGCTCGGACTACCCGGCCATAAAGCCCGAGCGGTGGATCGAGGACTTCGAGCACGCCGGGTTCCGTGAGGAGGTGAAACCCCTCATCCTGAAGGAGAACGCCGTCCGGTTGCTGGGGCTCGACGGATCCTGA
- a CDS encoding TetR/AcrR family transcriptional regulator, producing MSGLRRRGIGRPPLSGPEAEANPLSELSFEERRERFLEAAVRLFEEKGYKNTSVEDIAGELGFTKKVFYYYWKNKREIVQEIHDRGMALMNAQLDAVMKEEGEPGARLDAAIRNHLRTVLRDRSIAGTLLGDFEFSEETLRARREYTRRFQRLVEEGMAAGVVRKTDPQMLTFAILGLCNSVGAWYRGDGRLTDEEIIDIFAAFAARGWRAAAG from the coding sequence ATGAGCGGGCTTCGGCGGCGTGGGATAGGGCGTCCGCCGCTCTCCGGTCCGGAGGCGGAGGCGAACCCTTTGAGCGAGTTGAGCTTCGAGGAGCGGCGGGAGCGGTTTCTGGAGGCGGCGGTGAGGCTCTTTGAGGAGAAGGGGTACAAGAACACCTCGGTGGAGGACATCGCCGGGGAGCTGGGGTTCACCAAGAAGGTCTTCTACTACTACTGGAAGAACAAGCGGGAGATCGTGCAGGAGATCCACGACCGGGGCATGGCGCTGATGAACGCGCAGCTGGACGCCGTCATGAAGGAGGAGGGAGAGCCCGGCGCCCGGCTGGACGCGGCGATCCGCAACCACCTCAGGACGGTGCTGCGGGATCGTTCCATAGCCGGCACGCTGCTCGGGGACTTCGAGTTCTCCGAGGAGACGCTCCGGGCCCGCAGGGAGTACACCCGGCGTTTCCAGCGGCTCGTGGAGGAAGGGATGGCCGCCGGGGTGGTACGGAAGACCGATCCCCAGATGCTCACCTTCGCCATCCTGGGGCTCTGCAACTCCGTGGGTGCGTGGTACAGGGGCGACGGCCGCCTCACGGACGAGGAGATAATCGACATCTTCGCCGCCTTCGCCGCCCGTGGATGGCGTGCCGCAGCGGGCTAA
- a CDS encoding 3-hydroxyacyl-CoA dehydrogenase — protein MEISGKTFIVTGGGSGLGAATVRMLAGEGANVLIADIDRERAETLAGELGSSVRFARADVADEKGMRAALEEARSAFGGPHGLVNCAGIGTAARVVGKKGVHPLELFERTIRVNLVGTFNAIRLAAALMMENEPSDEDGERGVIVNTASVAAFDGQIGQAAYSASKGGVVAMTLPIARELASSGIRVATIAPGIFETPMLGELPEEVRRSLGEQIPFPRRLGRPGEYASLVRHIVENRMINGEVIRLDGAIRMAPR, from the coding sequence GTGGAGATAAGCGGGAAGACCTTCATCGTCACCGGGGGAGGTTCGGGGCTCGGTGCCGCGACCGTCCGGATGCTCGCGGGTGAGGGGGCGAACGTACTCATCGCCGACATAGACCGGGAGCGCGCCGAAACCCTCGCCGGGGAGCTCGGAAGCAGCGTGCGGTTTGCGCGGGCCGACGTCGCGGACGAAAAGGGCATGCGGGCGGCGCTGGAGGAGGCGAGGTCGGCCTTCGGCGGGCCGCACGGGCTCGTCAACTGCGCCGGGATAGGGACCGCCGCGAGGGTGGTGGGGAAGAAGGGGGTTCATCCTCTGGAGCTCTTCGAGCGGACGATCCGGGTCAACCTCGTGGGCACCTTCAACGCCATAAGGCTCGCTGCGGCGCTGATGATGGAGAACGAGCCCTCCGATGAAGACGGCGAGCGCGGGGTCATCGTCAACACCGCCTCGGTCGCGGCGTTCGACGGCCAGATCGGACAGGCCGCCTACTCGGCCTCCAAGGGAGGGGTCGTCGCCATGACGCTCCCCATAGCCCGCGAGCTGGCTTCCAGCGGGATCAGGGTCGCCACCATAGCCCCCGGCATCTTCGAGACGCCCATGCTCGGGGAGCTCCCCGAGGAGGTCAGGAGGTCGCTCGGGGAGCAGATACCCTTCCCCCGGCGGCTGGGGCGACCCGGGGAGTACGCCTCGCTCGTGAGGCACATCGTGGAGAACCGGATGATCAACGGGGAGGTCATCCGGCTCGACGGCGCCATCAGGATGGCGCCCAGGTAG
- a CDS encoding long-chain-fatty-acid--CoA ligase: MRRPWLGVYGGRISYGTIEASLTRFLEEAVARHRDRPVMTFGGRRVTYGELLEQSERFAAALAGIGVGKGDRVALMLPNSFEYVISFFAAARLGAIVVQLNPLYTGRELEHILSDSGAKTIVVHEGGYPRLCEVREGLPLERAIVVGESGELEGSDLSFGDLLRSGAGSVPEAPVDPDEDVAVLQYTGGTTGISKGAMLTHRSLLVNIEANISLAMENPRDLDGGKTVAVAPFFHIFGNVVILLTSIHYGMNLLLVPRFQVDEMMQLIKRERPVMLGGVATIFTALHNYPEMEKYGLGEVLLYISGGASVPAELLRSFRRRTGRPIWEGYGLSEAGTVTINTYLRGPVPGSVGVPMPTLDVKVVDPETGEREMPPGEPGELLVKGPQVMKGYWNMPGETEKALRDGWFYTGDIARMDEEGYLYIVDRKKDMINVSGYKVYPREVEEVLYAHPEVVEAVVVGSPDPYRGEVVKAFVVRKEGGALTEEDLVEYCRGELAPYKVPKAVEFREELPKSAVGKLLRRVLAQEERARGAR; the protein is encoded by the coding sequence ATGAGGAGGCCCTGGCTTGGGGTTTACGGGGGCAGGATCTCCTACGGGACCATCGAGGCCTCGCTGACCCGGTTTCTGGAGGAGGCCGTGGCGAGGCACCGGGACAGGCCCGTGATGACCTTCGGGGGGCGGCGGGTGACCTACGGGGAGCTGCTCGAGCAGAGCGAGCGGTTCGCGGCGGCGCTCGCCGGGATTGGGGTGGGGAAGGGTGATCGGGTGGCGCTCATGCTGCCCAACTCTTTCGAGTACGTGATCTCCTTCTTCGCCGCGGCGCGGCTCGGGGCGATCGTCGTGCAGCTCAACCCGCTCTACACCGGGCGCGAGCTCGAGCACATCCTCTCCGACTCCGGGGCGAAGACGATCGTGGTGCACGAGGGGGGCTATCCCCGGCTCTGCGAGGTGCGCGAGGGGCTGCCGCTCGAGCGCGCGATCGTGGTGGGGGAGAGCGGGGAGCTCGAGGGGTCGGATCTGTCCTTCGGCGATCTCCTGCGCTCCGGGGCCGGGTCCGTCCCCGAGGCACCCGTCGATCCCGACGAGGACGTCGCGGTGCTCCAGTACACCGGCGGGACCACCGGGATCTCCAAGGGCGCGATGCTCACCCATCGCAGCCTGCTCGTCAACATCGAGGCCAACATAAGCCTCGCTATGGAGAACCCCCGCGATCTCGACGGCGGCAAGACCGTCGCCGTCGCGCCCTTCTTCCACATCTTCGGGAACGTGGTCATCCTGCTCACCTCCATCCACTACGGGATGAACCTCCTCCTCGTGCCGCGCTTCCAGGTCGACGAGATGATGCAGCTCATAAAACGCGAGAGGCCCGTCATGCTCGGCGGGGTCGCCACCATCTTCACCGCCCTGCACAACTACCCGGAGATGGAGAAGTACGGGCTCGGCGAGGTGCTGCTCTACATCTCCGGCGGAGCCAGCGTGCCCGCCGAACTGCTCCGCTCCTTCCGGCGCAGGACCGGCAGGCCCATCTGGGAGGGCTACGGACTCTCCGAGGCCGGAACGGTCACCATCAACACCTACCTCAGGGGACCGGTTCCCGGAAGTGTTGGCGTTCCCATGCCCACGCTGGACGTGAAGGTCGTGGACCCCGAGACCGGGGAGCGGGAGATGCCCCCGGGCGAGCCCGGCGAACTCCTCGTGAAAGGTCCCCAGGTCATGAAGGGCTACTGGAACATGCCCGGGGAGACCGAGAAGGCCCTCAGGGACGGATGGTTTTACACCGGCGATATCGCCCGGATGGACGAGGAGGGATACCTGTACATCGTCGACCGCAAGAAGGACATGATCAACGTAAGCGGCTACAAGGTCTATCCCCGGGAGGTCGAAGAGGTGCTCTACGCCCACCCGGAGGTTGTGGAGGCGGTGGTAGTGGGGAGTCCCGACCCCTACCGGGGGGAGGTGGTGAAGGCCTTCGTGGTCAGGAAGGAAGGGGGCGCCCTCACGGAGGAAGATCTCGTTGAGTACTGCAGGGGCGAGCTCGCCCCCTACAAGGTACCCAAGGCGGTGGAGTTTCGGGAGGAGCTGCCCAAGAGCGCGGTGGGCAAGCTCTTGAGGAGGGTGCTCGCCCAGGAGGAGCGCGCCCGCGGGGCGAGGTAG